The DNA segment GAAAGTCAATGAAATCAATGGTTTCGGATGATACCCAGTTGGCTTTATGGAAAGAAAATCTGAAATTTGCAGCATCAGAATTATGCTGGGAAAACGAAGAGAAAAAATTGTTCGATATTTTTAAAGATGTCATCTGACCATTTACATATCATTTCATTTGATGTACCCTATCCGGCAGATTATGGTGGAGTTATCGATGTTTTTTAAATTGAAAGCATTGCATGAAGCCGGTATCAAGATCACTTTACATTGCTTTGAATACGGCAGGACTGAACAGAAGGAACTGGAGAAATATTGTAAAAAGGTTTACTATTACCCGAGGAAGAATTCACGGTCATTGCTTTTCAATACACTCCCTTATATTGTTCTTACAAGAAGTTCAGATCAGCTGAAAAAAAGATTACTGAAAGACAACTCGCCAATCCTAATGGAAGGATTGCATTCAACTTTTTTAATGAATGACAAAGACCTTGCTGACAAACATTTTTTTGTACGGACACATAATGTTGAGCATGATTATTACACCAATCTTGCAAAAGTTGAACGAAATATTTTTAAAAGATATTATTTCTATAATGAAGCAGGTAAATTATTAAAATATGAGAGTATTTTAAAAAAAGCAGCCGGAGTATTTGCTATTTCCCCTTCAGACAAAGAGCATTTCAAATTGCTTTCGAAAAAGGTGCAATACCTTCCTGCTTTCCATCCATTCAATTCCGTTTCGGTAAAAGAAGGGAATGAAGATTTTTTTCTCTATCACGGAAATCTTTCCGTTGGAGAAAACAATGAAGCAGCACAATTCCTGATAAAAGAAGTCTTTAACGATATTCCATATAAACTCATCATAGCCGGAAGTAAGCCTTCTGCTGAATTACAGAATGCCGTTTCTGAA comes from the Bacteroidota bacterium genome and includes:
- a CDS encoding glycosyltransferase, whose protein sequence is MKALHEAGIKITLHCFEYGRTEQKELEKYCKKVYYYPRKNSRSLLFNTLPYIVLTRSSDQLKKRLLKDNSPILMEGLHSTFLMNDKDLADKHFFVRTHNVEHDYYTNLAKVERNIFKRYYFYNEAGKLLKYESILKKAAGVFAISPSDKEHFKLLSKKVQYLPAFHPFNSVSVKEGNEDFFLYHGNLSVGENNEAAQFLIKEVFNDIPYKLIIAGSKPSAELQNAVSESKNVELIQNCSPEKIYELIANAKCNILPTFQSTGIKLKLLAALFLGKFCLVNTPMVVNTGLESLCEIADTAIEMKKRISEIYKQKNFPEELIAQRKKILEQNFSNQSGAKKLISAIFVK